The Nocardioides zeae genome includes the window GGCGGCTACCAGTACGACCAGGGTGGTCAGGGCAGCCAGGACCAGGGCGGCTACGAGCAGTCCCCGTGGAGCCAGCAGTCCACCGGCTACGAGACCGGTTCCACCGGGTACGACGCGGCCCCGGCCTCGGGCGGGTACGAGCAGCCGTCCGGCGACGGGGGCGGCTACGCGCCGTACGGGCAGCAGGACGCGCCGGCCGACCCCTACGCCCCGCCCGCGGGCGCGACGCCGAGCGCCTCGACCCAGCCCATCCCGACCGACGCGCCGGGCGCCCCGTCGTCGACGGGCGGGTGGGGAGCACCCGCTGCGGCGGCAGCGTCGTCGTCGGGACCGGCCGCTCCGGCCGAGCGGGCCAAGATCGTGCGTCTCGTGATGGACGACGGCACGGTCCTGCCGCGCGGCGAGCGCGTCGTGGTCGGCCGCTCCCCGGTCGACGCCGCCGGCGGTCTGTGCCACGTGCTGGCCGACCCGGGCCGGAGCCTGTCGAAGTCGCACGCCGCGTTCGTGCGCTCCGGGGAGGACATCACGGTCGAGGACCTCAACTCCACCAACGGCGTGGCCGTCTCCCGTGACGGTTCGGAGTTCCTCGTGCAGCCGGGCGCGGTGACGCCGCTGCGCGTGGGCGACAAGGTGCTCATGGGCGACCGCCACGTGGTCGTCGAGGAGATCTGACCCACCGCCCACCGGGCGCGAGACGTGCGCGGGTCGGGGCCGGGACGAGCGGAAAACCGCTCGCTCCCGGCCCCGGTGCCGTCCTAGGGTCGCCGGCCATGAGCACCGTCCAGGTCGAGCGTCTCGACCCCGCGTCCCCGGGCTTCGACGACGCGGTCCGCGCCTGGCACGGGGTGTACGAGGCCGCGTGCCGCTACGGGCGCGCGTCCCGGGCCAACACGTGGTCGCTGGAGCACCTGCGCGGGGGCGTGACGTCGGACCGCCCCGACCTCGCCCGGCACGCCTACGTGGCGCGCGTCGACGGCGAGGTCGTGGGCGGGGGGATGCTGTCGCTGCCCCGGCTCGACAACCTCACGACGGCGAACCCCGACGTGTGGGTCCCGGTCGAGCAGCGCCGCCGCGGGATCGGCCGCGCCGTCCACACGGCGATGGTCGCCGACGCGGTGGCGCAGGGCCGCACGGTCCTCCAGGCGGGGGTCCACCAGGGTCCGGGGGAGCAGGGCGAGGACCTCGGCGGACCGGGCTTCGCGGCGGCGCTGGGCTACGAGGTCGCGCTCGTCGAGCTGCAGAGCCGTGTCGACCTCCCGCTCGACCTCGTGCGGCTGGACGCGCTGGCCGCCGCGGCGGCGCCGCACCACGCGGCGTACACCCTGCGCTCCTGGGAGGGCCCGGTCCCCGAGGACCTCGTGGCCTCGTACGTCGAGCTCGACGCCGTCGTCGACGTCGAGGCCCCGTCGGGCGACCTCGAGATCGAGCCGCTGCACGCGGACGTCGACGTGTGGCGCCACAAGGAGCGGGAGGCCGCCGCGCAGGGGCGGCGGAACGTCTCCACCGCCGCGGTGGCGCCCGACGGGGACGTGGTCGCGCTGACGGAGCTCTGGGCGAACGACCACGAGCCCGCGCGGCTCCACCAGTGGAGCACCATCGTGCGTCGCGACCACCGGGGCCACCGGCTGGGGCTGGCGACCAAGGTGGCCAACCAGCGGCTGGCCCAGGAGCGGTTCCCCGAGGCCCGCCAGGTCGTGACCTGGAACGCGGAGAGCAACGCGCACATGCTCGCCGTCAACGTCGACCTCGGCTTCCGGGTGGTCGAGCGGACGTGCTCGGTGCAGCTCCGCCTCGGGTGAGGCCGGGTCCGCTAGATTCACGTCTCGTGATCACCTTGGCGAAGGGCGCCAACGCGCCGCTGTCCGCGACGAACCTCTCCGTCACCGTGGACGTGGCCGCGGCCGCGGACCTCTCCGCGCTGCTCGTCACCGAGGCAGGCAAGGTGCGCAGCGACGCCGACTTCATCTTCTACAACCAGCCCAGCGGGCCGGGAGTGACCTGCGTGCCGGCGTCCGGTGGCCAGGGCTGGCGCGTCGACGTCGACCTCGCGGCGGTGCCGGCGGACGTCCACGCCGTGCGCCTCGTGACCTCGCTCGACGACGGCGGCAAGGTGTTCGGGCAGGTGGGCCAGCCCGTCGCGCGCATCGCCAGCGGCGGCCAGCCGGTCGCCGAGTTCCCGATGACGGGCCTCGACCGCGAGACGATCGTCGTCATGGTCGAGCTCTACCGGCGCAACGGGGAGTGGAAGGTGCGGGCGGTGGGCCGGGGGTACGACGGCGGCCTCGCCGACCTCATCCGCGACCACGGCGTGAGCGTCGACGACGAGCCCGCGGCCCCGGCCGCGCCTGCTCCGGCGGCAGCCCCGAGCTACCCGCCCGCGCCCCAGCAGCCGCCCGCTGCGCCGAGCTACCCGCCGAGCGCGCCGTCGTACCCGCCGGCCGCGCCGTCGTCCCCGCCGAGCGCCCCGAGCTATCCGCCCGCGCCCCAGCAGCCGCCGGCGGCGCCGAGCTACCCGCCGAGCGCGCCGTCGTACCCGCCGGCTGCATCGCAGCAGTCCCCGCAGCAGCAGCCCCCGCAGGGTGGGGGCGAGGTGAGCCTCCGCAAGGGCGCCTCGGTCTCGCTGCAGAAGGGCCAGCGCGTCCGGCTCACGAAGGACGGCGGCCAGAAGCTGACGCAGGTGCGCATGGGCCTGGGGTGGGACCCGATCCGCAAGGGGGGCCTGTTCGGGTCGCGTGAGGTCGAGATCGACCTCGACGCCTCGGTGGTGCTCTTCGCGAGCGGGCAGCCCGTCGACCTGGCGTTCTACAACAACCTGACGACCCGCGACGGCTCGGTGCGCCACCTCGGGGACAACCGGACGGGCGAGGGCGACGGCGACGACGAGACCATCGTCGTCGACCTCACGCGGGTGCCGGTGCACGTGGACACGCTGGTGTTCATCGTGACGAGCTACGCCGGGCAGACGTTCCAGCAGGTGCAGAACGCCTTCTGCCGGCTCATCGACCACGCGGACGGGGAGCTGGCTCGCTACACGCTGACCGGTGGGCTGCCCGTGACCGGCATGGTGATGGCGAAGGTCTACCGCGAGGGCGGCGACTGGAAGCTGCAGGCGATCGGCGACGGCGTCAACGCCAAGGTGCCGGGCGAGGCCGTCCCGCAGCTGGCGAAGTTCCTGTGAGGCCGTCCCGGCGATGACGACGCTGGTCGCCGGGCAGAACGCCCCCTGGCCCCACCCCGCCTGCCGCGTCGTCGCGGACGGGGTGGCGCTCGCGGTCCTGCCGCTGCGCGCCGACGGACGCGTCGTCGACCCGGCCCACGTCGTGCACGCCGCGGGGGAGGTGCACCTCGGCCTCGCAGACGTGCCGGCCGAGTGCGACCGGCTCCTCCTCGTCGGCCTCGACCCGGGACTGGCGCGCCTCGACCTGCTCGACGGCGCCGGGGCGACCGTGCTCCGGATCGACGTGCAGCCCGACCCCGCCGCCCGCGCGACCGCGGGTCGTCGCGCTCGTCGAGGTCTATCGGCGGGCGGAGACGTGGAAGGTGCGCGCGGTCGCCCGGACGTACGCCGCGGGAGCCGCCGACGTCGAGCACCACCACGGGGTGCCGGCGGGGGTGCTGGCGCCTGCGCCGTCTGCGCCGGCCACTTCCGCCCCGCCGCAGCCGCCCGCGGAGGTCGACCCGGCGCGGGCCGTGCAGCTCGTCGGGATGGTGCTCCAGGACGCCGCGCGGAGTGCCGCGTCGTACGAGTCGAGCGTCGCGTTCGCCGACGGCCAGCTGGAGCGGGACCTCGACGCGTCGGTCGCCGACCCGGCCCTCCGGGTGTCGGCGGCCGGGGACGCCGCGCGGGCGCAGGCGCAGGCGCGACGGGACGATCTCGTCCGCCGGGCCCGGGAGTCGCACCTGCGGGACCTCGCCGCGCTGCGGGCCGAGGTGGCCGGCATCGAGCGGGTGCTGCCCCCGGCGATCGCGCGCTGGGACGTCGCGCCCACCGCGCCGGTGCCGCCGGTGCCGCCGCCGGCGGTGCGCGCCGGGGAGATCACGCTGCCGCACCTGCTCGAGGTGCCGGGCGCCGACTTCCGCCTGCCGATGATCTGCGGGGTCCCCGGTCGCCCGCTCCTCGTGACCACCGACGAGGGCGGCGACGGTGCCGCCACCGCCGTGGCCCGCGCGCTGGCCCTGCGGTCGGTCCTGTCCCTCCTGCCCCACGGCCCCCGGCTCGTCGTCGTCGACCTGGGGGGCACACGGGGCGACGCGGGGCTCCCTCCGGGGGTCGCCGGTCCGCCGGTCACCGGGGCGGCGCAGCTGACGCGGGTGCTGGCCGACCTGGTGCACCGGGCCGACCTCGTCGCCGTCGCCGACCGGGAGCGCATGGTCGACGCGCTCGACCCCGAGCTGGCCCGCCCCGTCGTGCTGCTGCTCCTCGACGTCCCGACGTTGTGGGAGAGCGAGGCGGTGCCGCTGCTCGACACGTTGGTGGCCGGGCCGGGGTACGGGGTCCAGCTCGTCCTCACCGGACCCGGCGACGTCCCCCGCGTCGGCAGCGACGCCGAGCGTCGTCTCCTCGCCCGCGCCTGGGGGTCCTCCCTGCGCCTGCCGAGCGGTGTCGGGGGCCACCTCGCCGACACGTTCGCGGAGGTGGCGTGGACGTTCCTCCCCGACACCGGCCCGAGCGACCCGCACGCCCTACCGCACCTCCTCGGCGCCCACGCCCCGCTCGACGGGTGGCGCGACGGGATCGTGCCGCGGGGATGACGGCGTCGAGTTGGGTTGGACGGCGCGGCGTGGGCGTCGAATTGGGTTGTACGGCGCGGCGGGTGCGTCGAGGTGGGTCGGACGGCGCGGCGGGTGCGTCGAGGTGGGTTGTACGGCGCGGCGGGTGCGTCGAGGTGGGTTGTACGGCGCGGCAGGCGCGTCGAGTTGGGTTGAACGGCGCGGTGCGGTGCGTCGAGGTGGGTTGAACGGCGCGGCGGGTGCGTCGAGTTGTCATGTACGCCGTGGTGCGGGCGGGGACTTGTTGCTGCGTACGTGACAACTCGCCGCCGGCCTCGGATCGGTCATCCGCAGGTCACCACCGAGAGGTGGTGATCGCACACGTGTTCGATTAGAGTGGGGTCATGGATCGGGGGACCCAGCACACGGCGACTGCGTTGATCGGCGCGGTCCGCGAGCTCACACACGCTGCTCGCGCCGCAGAGGCGGCCGCGTTCGTCGCGGTCGGCGACTGGGCCGCAGCGCACACCTCGGACGAGGTCGTCGGGGACCCGATCACGGCATTGGGCGAGTGGCACGAGGAGTCTTACGCCGAGACCCTGGCCGGGGACCAGTTCCTCGAGCTGGGGGGCCCTGGAGCGCCTGTGGTGGCGGAGTTCTGCATCGGGGAGGTCGCCGCTGCTCGTGGGTGTTCGTTCGACGCAGCGCGACGGTTGGTGGGTGATGCGGTGGAGCTGCGCTACCGCCTCCCGCGTGTCCACGCGCGGATCGCTGCGGGTGAGGTCGACGTGTGGCGGGGACGGCGGATCGCGCAGGCGACGCGGACGTTGACGTTCGAGGCGGCGAGCTTCGTTGACCGGCATGTCGCGTACGTCGCTGGCAAGGCCACCGGTCCTGAGGTCGATCGGTTGGTGGCGGAGGCGGCGGCTCGGTTCGACCCCGAGACCACCGAGGCGGAACGGGGTGAGGCTGATGGGGGCCGGCACCTGACGATCGAGCTGGGCGACGTCGCCTACGCCGACCCGTTGACCGGGACACTGCGCGGGACCGTGGACGTCCACGGGACGCTCGATATGGCCGACGCGCTTGATCTGGAACGCACGGTCGCGCACGTGGCGCGGCAGCTGGTCGACCTGGGCTGCGATCAGGACCTCGACGTACGCCGCTCCATCGCCCTCGGAGAGATCGCCCGGCGCTGCGACGGAATCAGCACGCTCGAGTACGACGCGGACCAGCCGCCCACGCAGCCGCCCACGCCGACACGCACTCGGCGTGAGGTGGTGCTCTTCGTGCACCTCGACCAGGCCGCCATCACTGGCACGCTCAACGGCATGGGTCCGGGGATCGACGCCTGCACCGGCACCACCGGGATCGACCTGGCCCGGCTCGACACCCCCGGCGCACCCCGCGGCGCAATCACCGCCGAGCAGGTCCAGGCCTGGTGCGCCAGCCCCGACACCACCGTCACGATCAAGCCGGTCATCGACCTCAACCAACACGACGCCGTCAACGGCTACACCGCACCGGACCGGATCGCCGACCACGTCAGAGCCCGCTGGCCCAGATGCGTGTTCCCGTTCTGCACCCGCAGCTCACGCACCGCTGACCTCGACCACTGCCAGGCCTACGACCACAACGGCCCACCCGGCCAGACCTCGACCAAGAACCTGTTCCCGCTCTGCCGGCGCCACCACCGCATGAAGACCCATCGCGAGCTCAAGGCTGGGAACCGGTGGACCTACCGCCCCACCGACCCCACCCGGAACGAGCCACCGAACGCCCTGATCTGGACCAGTCCGATGGGCCTGCGCTACCTCGTCGACCGCGACGGCACCCGACCCTGGCCGC containing:
- a CDS encoding TerD family protein; the encoded protein is MITLAKGANAPLSATNLSVTVDVAAAADLSALLVTEAGKVRSDADFIFYNQPSGPGVTCVPASGGQGWRVDVDLAAVPADVHAVRLVTSLDDGGKVFGQVGQPVARIASGGQPVAEFPMTGLDRETIVVMVELYRRNGEWKVRAVGRGYDGGLADLIRDHGVSVDDEPAAPAAPAPAAAPSYPPAPQQPPAAPSYPPSAPSYPPAAPSSPPSAPSYPPAPQQPPAAPSYPPSAPSYPPAASQQSPQQQPPQGGGEVSLRKGASVSLQKGQRVRLTKDGGQKLTQVRMGLGWDPIRKGGLFGSREVEIDLDASVVLFASGQPVDLAFYNNLTTRDGSVRHLGDNRTGEGDGDDETIVVDLTRVPVHVDTLVFIVTSYAGQTFQQVQNAFCRLIDHADGELARYTLTGGLPVTGMVMAKVYREGGDWKLQAIGDGVNAKVPGEAVPQLAKFL
- a CDS encoding RDD family protein; translation: MSYPSYGAPAQGGGAPEYAGIGVRFGALLIDGLVVSLPYAILLGIGAALPDQMAIFTLLGLVALFGVMVANIWLEGTKGASIGKKALKLSTVGADTLQPIGFGKAFLRYLVRGALGACAILQIVNAVIANGDSRKQSWHDKTVGSVVVRTASLAGASAGGGAYAAEPGYDQGGYDQGGYQQGGYDQGGYQYDQGGQGSQDQGGYEQSPWSQQSTGYETGSTGYDAAPASGGYEQPSGDGGGYAPYGQQDAPADPYAPPAGATPSASTQPIPTDAPGAPSSTGGWGAPAAAAASSSGPAAPAERAKIVRLVMDDGTVLPRGERVVVGRSPVDAAGGLCHVLADPGRSLSKSHAAFVRSGEDITVEDLNSTNGVAVSRDGSEFLVQPGAVTPLRVGDKVLMGDRHVVVEEI
- a CDS encoding GNAT family N-acetyltransferase, whose translation is MSTVQVERLDPASPGFDDAVRAWHGVYEAACRYGRASRANTWSLEHLRGGVTSDRPDLARHAYVARVDGEVVGGGMLSLPRLDNLTTANPDVWVPVEQRRRGIGRAVHTAMVADAVAQGRTVLQAGVHQGPGEQGEDLGGPGFAAALGYEVALVELQSRVDLPLDLVRLDALAAAAAPHHAAYTLRSWEGPVPEDLVASYVELDAVVDVEAPSGDLEIEPLHADVDVWRHKEREAAAQGRRNVSTAAVAPDGDVVALTELWANDHEPARLHQWSTIVRRDHRGHRLGLATKVANQRLAQERFPEARQVVTWNAESNAHMLAVNVDLGFRVVERTCSVQLRLG
- a CDS encoding HNH endonuclease signature motif containing protein translates to MDRGTQHTATALIGAVRELTHAARAAEAAAFVAVGDWAAAHTSDEVVGDPITALGEWHEESYAETLAGDQFLELGGPGAPVVAEFCIGEVAAARGCSFDAARRLVGDAVELRYRLPRVHARIAAGEVDVWRGRRIAQATRTLTFEAASFVDRHVAYVAGKATGPEVDRLVAEAAARFDPETTEAERGEADGGRHLTIELGDVAYADPLTGTLRGTVDVHGTLDMADALDLERTVAHVARQLVDLGCDQDLDVRRSIALGEIARRCDGISTLEYDADQPPTQPPTPTRTRREVVLFVHLDQAAITGTLNGMGPGIDACTGTTGIDLARLDTPGAPRGAITAEQVQAWCASPDTTVTIKPVIDLNQHDAVNGYTAPDRIADHVRARWPRCVFPFCTRSSRTADLDHCQAYDHNGPPGQTSTKNLFPLCRRHHRMKTHRELKAGNRWTYRPTDPTRNEPPNALIWTSPMGLRYLVDRDGTRPWPPPDEARDQTHKT